A single window of Leishmania braziliensis MHOM/BR/75/M2904 complete genome, chromosome 27 DNA harbors:
- a CDS encoding putative small GTP-binding protein Rab1 has translation MTAEYDYLFKLLLIGDSGVGKSCLLLRFADDSYTDSYISTIGVDFKIRTLNLDSKVIKLQIWDTAGQERFRTITSSYYRGAHGIIIVYDTTDMESFNNVKTWLSEIDKYASENVNKILVGNKCDLVTKKAVDTQMAKDFADSLGIPFLETSAKNSTNVEEAFIQMASGIKTRLAVSGETKSVSRPNLQNPPAPKKEDNCC, from the coding sequence ATGACCGCTGAGTACGACTACCTCTTCAAGCTGCTGCTCAttggcgacagcggcgtcggGAAGTcctgcctgctcctccgcttcgCCGATGACAGCTACACCGATAGCTACATCTCCACCATCGGTGTCGACTTTAAGATCCGCACGCTGAACCTGGACAGCAAGGTAATCAAGCTGCAGATTTGGGATACCGCCGGCCAGGAGCGCTTCCGCACCATTACGAGTAGTTACTACCGTGGTGCGCACGGCATCATCATAGTGTATGACACGACAGACATGGAGAGCTTCAACAACGTCAAGACATGGCTGAGCGAAATCGATAAATACGCAAGCGAGAACGTGAACAAGATCCTTGTCGGAAACAAGTGTGATTTGGTCACAAAAAAGGCTGTGGACACACAGATGGCGAAGGACTTTGCTGACTCCCTTGGCATCCCATTCCTTGAAACGAGCGCTAAGAACTCTACCAACGTCGAGGAAGCCTTCATTCAGATGGCCTCTGGCATCAAGACTCGCTTGGCCGTGAGTGGGGAGACAAAATCTGTGTCGCGTCCCAACCTACAGAACCCTCCGGCGCCAAAGAAAGAGGACAACTGCTGCTAG